One window of the Amycolatopsis mediterranei genome contains the following:
- a CDS encoding Ig-like domain-containing protein, translating into MSSRSVMRRFAVGAAVLGTALAAMFGSIAPASAAVPPGTLGTLTLSPATGLDTTAGVATTSAGCPDTSDAYYMYVYGPGGFTNGLIATTTSSVNFSTTAGFPIQQGLSFKDIALDNSTTVQPGQYTLVASCVDSFSQQVMGTFTKDIWFTDATHFQSTDPNAPVTTTTSLAVSPASPATQGSPVTLTATVTPASAGGTVQFKDGAANLGSPVAVSGGTAALTTSALGTGSHSLTAVFTGGAANVAGSTSQAVTFQVNAPVATPTTTALSVTPSGTAAQYSSVMLNASVTPAGAAGSIQFTDGGANLGSPVALAGGTASLSSSTLAVGAHTFTAKFVPANAAAYVASESAGVPLSVTAFAGVATSENITTTVTAGELLISVANQNVTLPSPVMLPDASMLQTSGNLNPVTVTDTRAGNPGWNVSGQATDFGDGASHAINAGNLGWTPSIVDKVAAQNVTAGPAVNPAAAIAPGTAAPAGAGLAGSRTLATAAANGGNGTAHLTAGLSLNVPTSTVAGTYTSVLTLTAI; encoded by the coding sequence ATGAGTTCCAGATCCGTCATGCGCCGGTTCGCCGTCGGCGCGGCCGTGCTCGGCACCGCCCTCGCGGCGATGTTCGGCTCGATCGCTCCGGCCTCGGCCGCCGTACCGCCGGGCACCCTCGGCACCCTCACCCTGAGCCCGGCCACGGGCCTCGACACGACGGCGGGCGTCGCCACGACGTCGGCAGGCTGCCCGGACACCTCGGACGCGTACTACATGTACGTCTACGGCCCCGGTGGCTTCACGAACGGTCTCATCGCGACGACCACCAGCAGCGTCAACTTCTCCACCACGGCGGGCTTCCCGATCCAGCAGGGCCTGTCGTTCAAGGACATCGCGCTGGACAACAGCACCACCGTCCAGCCGGGGCAGTACACCCTGGTGGCCAGCTGCGTCGACTCGTTCTCGCAGCAGGTCATGGGCACGTTCACCAAGGACATCTGGTTCACCGACGCCACGCACTTCCAGAGCACCGACCCGAACGCGCCGGTCACCACGACGACGTCGCTCGCGGTCTCCCCGGCGTCCCCGGCCACCCAGGGCAGCCCGGTCACGCTCACCGCGACGGTCACGCCGGCCTCGGCGGGCGGCACCGTGCAGTTCAAGGACGGCGCGGCGAACCTCGGCAGCCCGGTCGCCGTCTCCGGCGGCACCGCGGCGCTCACCACCTCGGCGCTGGGCACCGGCAGCCACTCGCTGACCGCGGTCTTCACCGGCGGTGCGGCGAATGTCGCCGGTTCGACGTCGCAGGCGGTGACGTTCCAGGTCAACGCGCCGGTCGCGACGCCGACCACGACCGCGCTCTCGGTCACCCCGAGCGGCACGGCCGCGCAGTACAGCTCGGTGATGCTGAACGCGTCGGTCACGCCCGCGGGTGCGGCCGGGTCGATCCAGTTCACCGACGGCGGTGCGAACCTGGGCAGCCCGGTCGCGCTGGCCGGCGGGACGGCTTCGCTGTCGTCGTCGACGCTGGCGGTGGGGGCGCACACGTTCACCGCGAAGTTCGTGCCCGCCAACGCGGCGGCGTACGTGGCGTCGGAGTCCGCTGGTGTGCCGCTGTCCGTGACGGCGTTCGCCGGAGTGGCCACTTCGGAGAACATCACCACCACCGTCACCGCCGGTGAGCTGCTGATCAGCGTGGCCAACCAGAACGTCACGCTGCCGTCGCCGGTCATGCTGCCCGACGCCTCGATGCTGCAGACTTCGGGCAACCTGAACCCGGTCACCGTCACCGACACCCGGGCGGGCAACCCGGGCTGGAACGTCTCCGGCCAGGCGACCGACTTCGGTGACGGCGCTTCGCACGCGATCAACGCCGGCAACCTCGGCTGGACTCCGTCGATCGTGGACAAGGTCGCGGCGCAGAACGTCACCGCGGGTCCGGCCGTCAACCCGGCCGCGGCGATCGCCCCCGGCACGGCCGCTCCGGCGGGCGCGGGCCTCGCCGGGTCCCGCACCCTGGCCACCGCCGCCGCGAACGGCGGCAACGGCACGGCGCACCTGACCGCCGGGCTTTCGCTCAACGTGCCGACGTCGACCGTCGCCGGCACCTACACCTCGGTCCTGACCCTCACCGCCATCTGA
- the pstS gene encoding phosphate ABC transporter substrate-binding protein PstS, producing the protein MRKLRAVAAVLVLVLLGQSTAFAQSYVPISGAGSTWSSNALDQWRKNVGQYGMRISFAATGSTDGRNQFKAGQVDFAVSEIPYGLTDAGVTDNPPADRGYAYMPIVAGGTSFMYNLHIGATRVTNLRLSGQTLTGIFTGTITNWADPAIKTDNPGLTLPARKIIPVVRSDGSGTSAQFTTYMASQFGGAWDAFCRKAGRATPCGFTSNYPLVPPVVGQSGSLGVTNYVRQDQSEGAITYVEYSYARNAGFPIAKVLNKAGYYIEPKATSVAVALLAAAIKPDLTQDLGGVYANLDARTYPLSSYSYMILPTTPTSPFNTDKGKTLSDFAYYFLCEGQQQADQLGYSPLPKNLVQAGLDQVARIPGSTKKPTDISKCNNPTFSPDGTNLLAKNAPQPSPCDKIGVSQCGEGTGGARAPTPVTGGAGPGPGAQSAAGPNGTVGPGGTSVTPGADGTTGPATGAIDPDTGLAVNGQNVAAGGSSVPVSLDQRDNATAALLTALAVALLLGLVIGPPILARRLGKEEER; encoded by the coding sequence ATGAGGAAACTCCGGGCGGTCGCCGCGGTGCTGGTGCTGGTCCTGCTCGGCCAGTCGACGGCCTTCGCGCAGAGCTACGTGCCGATCAGCGGCGCCGGCTCGACGTGGAGCTCCAACGCGCTGGACCAGTGGCGCAAGAACGTCGGCCAGTACGGGATGCGGATCAGTTTCGCCGCGACGGGGTCCACCGATGGCCGCAACCAGTTCAAGGCCGGCCAGGTCGACTTCGCCGTATCGGAGATCCCGTACGGGCTGACCGACGCCGGCGTCACCGACAACCCGCCGGCCGACCGCGGCTACGCGTACATGCCGATCGTCGCCGGCGGGACGTCGTTCATGTACAACCTGCACATCGGCGCCACGCGCGTGACGAACCTGCGGCTGTCCGGGCAGACGCTCACCGGCATCTTCACCGGGACCATCACGAACTGGGCCGATCCGGCCATCAAGACCGACAACCCGGGCCTGACCCTGCCCGCCCGCAAGATCATCCCGGTCGTGCGGTCGGACGGCTCGGGCACCAGCGCGCAGTTCACCACCTACATGGCGAGCCAGTTCGGCGGGGCGTGGGACGCGTTCTGCCGCAAGGCCGGCCGGGCGACGCCGTGCGGGTTCACCTCCAACTATCCGCTGGTGCCGCCGGTGGTCGGGCAGTCCGGTTCCCTCGGCGTGACCAACTACGTGCGCCAGGACCAGAGCGAAGGCGCGATCACCTACGTCGAGTACTCCTACGCGCGCAACGCGGGCTTCCCGATCGCCAAGGTGCTCAACAAGGCCGGGTACTACATCGAGCCGAAGGCCACCAGCGTGGCCGTGGCGCTGCTCGCCGCGGCGATCAAACCGGACCTCACCCAGGACCTCGGCGGCGTCTACGCCAACCTGGACGCGCGCACCTATCCGCTCTCGAGCTACAGCTACATGATCCTGCCGACGACCCCGACGTCGCCGTTCAACACCGACAAGGGCAAGACGCTGTCGGACTTCGCCTACTACTTCCTGTGCGAAGGCCAGCAGCAGGCCGACCAGCTCGGCTATTCGCCGCTGCCGAAGAACCTCGTGCAGGCCGGGCTCGACCAGGTCGCGCGAATCCCGGGCTCGACGAAAAAACCCACCGACATCTCGAAGTGCAACAACCCGACGTTCTCCCCGGACGGCACCAACCTGCTCGCCAAGAACGCGCCGCAGCCGTCGCCGTGCGACAAGATCGGCGTGTCGCAGTGCGGGGAGGGCACCGGGGGCGCCCGCGCGCCGACCCCGGTCACCGGCGGCGCCGGCCCGGGACCCGGCGCGCAGTCCGCGGCCGGCCCGAACGGCACCGTGGGCCCCGGCGGCACGAGCGTGACCCCGGGGGCGGACGGCACCACCGGCCCGGCGACCGGCGCGATCGACCCGGACACCGGGCTGGCGGTCAACGGCCAGAACGTCGCCGCGGGCGGCTCGTCGGTGCCGGTGTCGCTCGACCAACGCGACAACGCGACCGCCGCACTGCTCACCGCCCTCGCCGTCGCCCTCCTGCTCGGGCTGGTCATCGGCCCGCCGATCCTGGCCCGGCGCCTGGGCAAGGAGGAAGAGCGATGA
- the pstA gene encoding phosphate ABC transporter permease PstA, translating into MTDAQERRRVTRPGRLLDRVTVLGALVAAVAFTALVFDQLAPFGGVIGFAVLAWIVFLGLYALLVSLTENALTVRDRLVSAVVYSLAAFALLALVTIVAYPVIRGVDALSHLNFFTQDMATAGPLDPLSQGGVLHAVVGTLEQIAIALAVTVPLGLTCAVYLNEVRGTFARLVRTIVDAMTALPSIVAGLFVYAALIVALGLEKSGLAAGCAISVMMLPIVIRAADVVIRLVPGNLREASLALGAGRLRTAWHVVLPTARSGLTTAILLGTARGIGETSPVLITAGFTAYLNADPLTGPQISLPLATFSLVTSPEEAMKARGFGAAAVLMLLVLVVFVIARIAGGRPAGELSRGALRRRARASAADRERFDGRMGSGS; encoded by the coding sequence ATGACCGACGCTCAGGAACGCCGGCGGGTCACGAGGCCCGGCCGGCTCCTCGACCGGGTCACCGTGCTGGGCGCGCTCGTCGCGGCCGTCGCGTTCACCGCGCTGGTCTTCGATCAGCTGGCGCCGTTCGGCGGGGTGATCGGGTTCGCCGTCCTCGCCTGGATCGTGTTCCTCGGCCTGTACGCACTGCTCGTGTCGCTGACCGAGAACGCACTCACCGTGCGAGATCGGCTCGTCTCCGCCGTGGTGTACAGCCTCGCGGCCTTCGCCTTGCTGGCCCTGGTGACGATCGTCGCCTACCCGGTGATCCGCGGCGTCGACGCGTTGAGCCACCTCAACTTCTTCACCCAGGACATGGCCACCGCGGGGCCGCTCGACCCGCTGTCCCAGGGCGGCGTCCTCCACGCCGTCGTGGGAACGCTGGAGCAGATCGCCATCGCGCTGGCGGTCACCGTCCCCTTGGGACTGACCTGCGCGGTGTACCTCAACGAGGTCCGGGGCACGTTTGCGCGGCTGGTCCGGACGATCGTCGACGCGATGACGGCGTTGCCGTCCATCGTGGCCGGGCTGTTCGTCTACGCCGCGCTGATCGTCGCGCTGGGGCTGGAGAAGTCCGGCCTTGCGGCGGGCTGCGCGATCAGCGTGATGATGCTGCCGATCGTCATCCGCGCGGCCGACGTCGTGATCCGGCTGGTGCCGGGCAACCTGCGGGAGGCGTCGCTGGCGCTGGGGGCGGGCCGGCTGCGGACGGCCTGGCATGTTGTCCTGCCAACCGCGCGGTCTGGTCTCACCACGGCGATCCTGCTCGGCACCGCGCGCGGCATCGGCGAGACGTCGCCGGTGCTGATCACCGCCGGGTTCACCGCCTACCTCAACGCGGACCCGCTGACCGGGCCGCAGATCTCGCTGCCGCTGGCGACCTTTTCGCTCGTCACCTCGCCGGAGGAGGCGATGAAGGCCCGCGGGTTCGGGGCCGCAGCGGTGCTCATGCTGCTCGTGCTGGTGGTGTTCGTGATCGCCCGGATCGCGGGCGGCCGTCCGGCCGGCGAGCTCTCGCGAGGCGCGCTCCGCCGCCGCGCGCGGGCTTCGGCCGCCGACCGCGAGCGGTTCGACGGCCGGATGGGGAGTGGGTCATGA
- the pstC gene encoding phosphate ABC transporter permease subunit PstC: MTSVLTEPPRTEVRRRTGAPGGADRAFLAVLLGAGVVVLAIMVTVGGFLVKNGAQALDLAGFSFLTTQTWQPDSGNFGIAAVLVGTLLIAGTALCVAFPLAFGVALYIAEYAPARLKRVLVSLVDLMAAVPSVVYGLFGAVFLQWNALDVPRWLAVHLGWFPLFTVDGYDANDPLSSQTVFASSTFFAGVIVGMMVMPITCSVMRESFSQAPPGEREGAYALGATRWGMIRSVVLPYGRGGMIGGTMLGLGRALGETIAVYMIIAPVFTIQPHVLQSGANSVSALIAQQWAAASPFGLSALMAAGLALFALTLLVNFGASAIIARSRSGQGSEA; the protein is encoded by the coding sequence ATGACCAGTGTGCTGACCGAGCCGCCGCGGACGGAGGTGCGGCGAAGAACCGGGGCCCCGGGCGGGGCCGACCGGGCGTTCCTCGCCGTGCTCCTGGGAGCCGGCGTGGTCGTGCTCGCGATCATGGTCACCGTCGGCGGGTTCCTGGTGAAGAACGGCGCCCAAGCACTCGACCTCGCCGGATTTTCCTTTCTCACCACCCAGACCTGGCAGCCGGACTCCGGGAACTTCGGCATCGCCGCCGTGCTGGTCGGCACCCTGCTGATCGCCGGCACTGCCCTCTGCGTCGCCTTCCCGCTGGCCTTCGGCGTGGCGTTGTACATCGCCGAATACGCCCCGGCCCGGCTGAAACGGGTGCTGGTCAGCCTGGTCGACCTGATGGCCGCCGTCCCGAGTGTCGTGTACGGCCTGTTCGGCGCCGTCTTCCTGCAGTGGAACGCCCTCGACGTGCCTCGCTGGCTCGCCGTCCACCTCGGCTGGTTCCCGCTGTTCACAGTGGACGGTTACGACGCCAACGACCCGCTGAGCAGTCAGACAGTGTTCGCCAGCTCGACCTTCTTCGCCGGGGTGATCGTCGGGATGATGGTCATGCCGATCACCTGCTCGGTGATGCGCGAGTCGTTTTCCCAGGCGCCGCCCGGAGAACGCGAAGGCGCCTACGCGCTCGGCGCGACGCGGTGGGGGATGATCCGCAGCGTCGTGCTGCCCTACGGCCGGGGCGGGATGATCGGCGGCACCATGCTCGGCCTCGGCCGGGCTCTCGGCGAGACGATCGCCGTCTACATGATCATCGCGCCGGTCTTCACCATCCAGCCACACGTCCTGCAGAGCGGCGCCAACTCGGTGTCCGCGCTGATCGCGCAGCAGTGGGCCGCGGCCAGCCCGTTCGGCCTCTCCGCGCTGATGGCCGCCGGGCTCGCGCTCTTCGCGCTGACCCTGCTGGTCAACTTCGGCGCGTCCGCGATCATCGCGCGCAGCCGGTCCGGCCAGGGCAGCGAAGCATGA
- a CDS encoding LacI family DNA-binding transcriptional regulator, with translation MKRTGPQVPDQPHVRTETVGIEVSGSAEELGYHPDNAARLLARGRSRTLGVMVTVHQSFQADLVEGSYPEAERLGYDVLLSATAPTRDEAKAVEAMLSQRCEALILLGPNAERSALDEFGRRAVVAVVGRRLPGVRVDSIHTADTKGIRQAVDHLVDLGHRRANSARPPESPSSPPGSRPPSALPFWPSPAATRRRSDRSVMSASA, from the coding sequence ATGAAGCGCACAGGTCCGCAAGTACCGGACCAACCGCACGTTCGAACGGAAACTGTCGGCATCGAGGTCAGCGGTTCTGCCGAAGAACTGGGCTACCACCCGGACAACGCCGCCCGGCTGCTGGCGCGCGGGCGCAGCCGGACGCTGGGCGTGATGGTGACAGTGCACCAGTCCTTCCAGGCCGACCTGGTCGAAGGCAGCTACCCGGAGGCCGAACGGCTCGGCTACGACGTCCTGCTGTCGGCCACGGCACCGACGCGGGACGAGGCCAAGGCCGTCGAGGCCATGCTGAGCCAGCGGTGCGAAGCGCTCATCCTGCTCGGCCCGAACGCCGAGCGCTCAGCACTCGACGAGTTCGGCCGCCGCGCGGTCGTGGCCGTGGTGGGCCGCCGGCTGCCGGGCGTGCGGGTCGACAGCATCCACACCGCCGACACGAAGGGCATCCGGCAGGCCGTCGACCACCTCGTCGACCTCGGTCACCGCCGAGCAAACTCGGCGCGGCCGCCGGAGTCGCCGTCCTCGCCGCCTGGGTCGCGGCCGCCCTCGGCGCTGCCATTCTGGCCATCACCCGCCGCGACGCGTAGACGGTCTGACCGCTCGGTGATGTCGGCATCCGCCTGA
- a CDS encoding sensor histidine kinase, translated as MSRPRRLSLRARVALSTACIAAVAIAGISTIAWVTTRDRLHTQLDQALLELVPPANVSPPPDVPVPNAEWLCRAAPPDPGIQRFLEGIQLLRAGGGSCAPSGVDPVETSAQDRTVRATTLRDGRTRSGKSVRVLLQPVGEGNVLVASRNLAEIENTLAGLREVLVVVSLLGGALAAAASLLATRRAVAPMTRLTATAEEIARTEDLQLPDAVSGRDEVGRLGRAFASMIAALQESRRRQHELVTDAAHELRTPLTSLRTNIDLLARSEQTGRPIPAEQRAKIIDRLQAQAGEFTDLVTELVVLARDERELAREQVAVDTVIDRAARRARSRAPDHHFDIHCPPWTVVGDAAALERTVLNLLDNAIKFSPAGSTVRVRSEPGWITVVDEGPGLPDEHRTPAFQRFWRAPGARALPGSGLGLAMVADTVTAHGGAVRFEDPPGGGGACVRIELPHT; from the coding sequence ATGAGCAGGCCGCGCCGGCTGTCGCTGCGGGCCAGGGTCGCCCTGAGCACGGCGTGCATCGCGGCGGTGGCGATCGCCGGGATCAGCACCATCGCGTGGGTGACGACCCGGGACAGGTTGCACACCCAGCTCGACCAGGCCCTCCTCGAACTCGTACCGCCCGCCAACGTCTCGCCGCCCCCGGATGTGCCGGTGCCCAACGCCGAGTGGCTGTGCCGGGCGGCGCCGCCGGACCCAGGGATACAGCGATTCCTCGAAGGCATCCAGCTGCTGCGGGCCGGCGGCGGCTCGTGCGCGCCGTCCGGTGTCGACCCCGTCGAAACCTCCGCGCAGGACCGGACCGTGCGCGCCACGACGTTGCGCGACGGGCGGACCCGGTCGGGAAAGTCCGTGCGTGTCCTGCTCCAGCCGGTCGGCGAGGGGAACGTGCTGGTGGCGAGCCGGAACCTGGCCGAGATCGAGAACACCCTTGCCGGGTTGCGCGAGGTTCTGGTCGTGGTGTCGCTGCTCGGTGGCGCGCTGGCCGCCGCGGCGAGCCTGCTCGCGACCCGTCGCGCGGTCGCGCCGATGACGCGGTTGACCGCGACCGCCGAGGAGATCGCCCGCACCGAGGATCTCCAGCTCCCGGACGCCGTTTCCGGCCGTGACGAGGTCGGCCGGCTGGGCCGCGCGTTCGCCTCGATGATCGCCGCGCTCCAGGAATCCCGGCGCCGGCAGCACGAACTGGTCACCGACGCCGCTCACGAGCTGCGGACCCCGCTGACCAGCCTGCGCACCAACATCGATCTGCTGGCCCGCAGCGAGCAGACCGGGCGTCCGATTCCGGCCGAGCAGCGCGCGAAGATCATCGACCGGCTCCAGGCGCAAGCCGGCGAGTTCACCGACCTCGTCACCGAACTGGTCGTGCTCGCCCGTGACGAACGCGAACTGGCGCGAGAACAGGTCGCCGTGGACACGGTGATCGACCGGGCCGCCCGACGGGCGAGGAGCCGTGCCCCGGACCACCACTTCGACATCCACTGCCCGCCCTGGACGGTCGTCGGCGACGCGGCGGCCCTGGAGCGAACCGTGCTCAACCTGCTCGACAACGCCATCAAGTTCTCGCCCGCCGGTTCGACGGTGCGGGTGCGCTCGGAACCGGGCTGGATCACCGTCGTCGACGAGGGGCCGGGCCTGCCCGACGAGCATCGGACGCCGGCGTTCCAACGGTTCTGGCGTGCCCCCGGCGCCCGCGCCCTGCCCGGCTCGGGGCTCGGCCTCGCCATGGTGGCCGACACCGTCACCGCGCACGGGGGAGCCGTGCGTTTCGAGGACCCGCCGGGCGGCGGAGGAGCCTGCGTGCGGATCGAACTGCCGCACACGTGA
- a CDS encoding response regulator transcription factor, whose protein sequence is MRLLVVDDDPDVRDSLQRSLEFEGYEVDTAGDGAQALRLVLAASGGARPDLTILDLMMPDVDGMETCRRLREAGDRMPVLMLTARDGLGDKVMGLDAGADDYLVKPFALEELLARVRALLKLNRRPPDDRPGMAPREFEDLRLDPSSREVTRAGRPITLTPTEFDLLAVFLDAPGQVLSRARLQQAVWGHDPGTNNLDVYIGYLRRKTEAGGRPRLLHTVRGVGFTLRVTP, encoded by the coding sequence ATGCGCCTGCTCGTCGTGGACGACGACCCGGATGTCCGGGACAGCCTGCAGCGCAGCCTCGAGTTCGAAGGGTACGAAGTGGACACTGCGGGGGACGGGGCCCAGGCGCTGCGTCTGGTGCTGGCCGCCTCCGGCGGGGCACGGCCCGACCTCACGATCCTCGACCTGATGATGCCCGACGTGGACGGGATGGAGACCTGCCGCAGGCTGCGCGAGGCGGGCGACCGGATGCCGGTGCTGATGCTGACCGCCCGCGACGGCCTCGGCGACAAGGTGATGGGCCTGGACGCGGGCGCCGACGACTACCTGGTCAAGCCGTTCGCGCTGGAGGAGCTGCTGGCCAGGGTGCGGGCCCTGCTCAAGCTGAACCGCCGTCCTCCGGACGACCGGCCGGGTATGGCGCCGCGCGAGTTCGAGGACCTCCGGCTCGATCCCTCGAGCCGCGAGGTGACGAGGGCCGGGCGCCCGATCACGCTGACCCCCACCGAGTTCGACCTGCTGGCCGTCTTCCTCGACGCTCCGGGCCAGGTGCTGTCCCGAGCGCGCCTGCAGCAGGCGGTGTGGGGCCACGACCCCGGCACGAACAACCTGGACGTCTACATCGGGTACCTCCGGCGCAAGACCGAAGCGGGCGGGCGGCCCCGGTTGCTGCACACGGTTCGCGGCGTCGGATTCACCCTCCGCGTGACACCATGA
- a CDS encoding glycosyltransferase, translating to MPGSTTRGPATEHPTEPLRTATVDIVIPVYNEQRALPGCVRVLHEFLIAQFPFSWKIVVVDNASTDGTLGVARALAEEFDRVEVRHLDRKGRGRALRESWRTSTADIVGYMDVDLSTGLNALLPLVAPLVNGHSDLAVGSRLAPGARTVRGAKREFISRSYNGIIRLTHGARFSDAQCGFKAARTDVIRPLLDRVADDSWFFDTELLLVAEHNGLRVHEVPVDWVEDTDTRVDVAGTALDDIRGLIRVARAKASGAARVPDLPRRPEPRAAHPDAVLGRSGGALSWQVLSFAVIGVLSTAANLALYGVFRTWWPALLANLAALVLTTLFNTEANRRFTFTSAAKSRGRIHLQGLAVFGLYYAFTSAALLALDRIEPNPARWLELVVLLVASVLGTAGRFLLLRAWVFHTDNGKDKSK from the coding sequence TTGCCGGGGAGCACGACTCGAGGACCCGCCACCGAACACCCCACCGAACCGCTGCGGACCGCGACCGTGGACATCGTGATCCCGGTGTACAACGAGCAGCGGGCGTTGCCCGGATGTGTCCGCGTACTGCACGAGTTCCTGATCGCACAGTTCCCGTTTTCCTGGAAGATCGTCGTCGTCGACAACGCCAGCACCGACGGCACCCTCGGTGTGGCCCGGGCCCTGGCGGAGGAGTTCGACCGGGTCGAGGTCCGCCACCTCGACCGGAAGGGCCGCGGACGGGCGCTCCGGGAAAGCTGGCGGACCAGCACCGCCGACATCGTCGGATACATGGATGTCGACCTCTCCACCGGCCTGAACGCCCTGCTCCCCCTGGTGGCACCGCTGGTCAACGGGCATTCCGACCTCGCCGTCGGCTCACGGCTCGCGCCGGGAGCCCGGACCGTGCGCGGCGCGAAACGGGAGTTCATCTCGCGTTCCTACAACGGGATCATCCGGCTCACGCACGGCGCCCGCTTCTCCGACGCGCAGTGCGGGTTCAAGGCGGCCCGCACCGACGTGATCCGCCCTCTGCTGGACCGGGTGGCCGACGACTCCTGGTTCTTCGACACCGAACTGCTGCTGGTCGCCGAGCACAACGGGCTCCGGGTGCACGAGGTCCCGGTCGACTGGGTGGAGGACACCGACACCAGGGTCGACGTGGCGGGCACCGCGCTCGACGACATCCGCGGCCTGATCAGGGTGGCTCGCGCGAAGGCCTCCGGCGCCGCGCGAGTGCCGGACCTGCCGCGCAGGCCCGAGCCGAGGGCCGCACACCCGGACGCGGTGCTGGGCCGGTCCGGCGGAGCCCTGTCGTGGCAAGTGCTGTCATTCGCCGTGATCGGGGTGCTCTCGACCGCGGCGAACCTCGCCCTCTACGGGGTGTTCCGCACGTGGTGGCCGGCCCTGCTGGCCAACCTCGCCGCGCTGGTCCTCACCACCCTGTTCAACACCGAGGCCAACCGCAGGTTCACCTTCACCTCGGCCGCGAAGTCGAGGGGCCGGATCCACCTGCAGGGGCTCGCCGTCTTCGGGCTCTACTACGCGTTCACTTCCGCGGCTTTGCTCGCCCTGGACCGGATCGAGCCGAACCCCGCCCGGTGGCTGGAACTGGTGGTGCTGCTCGTGGCCTCGGTCCTGGGCACGGCCGGGCGCTTCCTGCTGCTGCGCGCCTGGGTTTTCCACACCGACAACGGAAAGGACAAGAGCAAGTGA